A DNA window from Chryseobacterium sp. MEBOG06 contains the following coding sequences:
- a CDS encoding outer membrane beta-barrel protein — protein MNNEWLNSLRSRMEDHEEDIPDGLWDDIRDELFSEEDKNAIVVGLFSENQHDTEVESKLANIESRKKPWLYRVGGIAAAVALLFLIIKMLPVNSSQKTLSQKSANSRKEEEKIAAPGKSENQNNSNREEAIPLSSDFPLVQNSFNIEGRENSLKALNFKKQGQDKVNNNELLRKLEKSPETIAMLSYEYPESRKIASANENISDSVKEKTKDEVLFKELPKEVYAENSKNKAEKSQEKKSWMLSMLTGNVSSNSAVQQFPGYASMDGKPMNTEQVWSASEYTDDPLTAIFFANQSQPVEARIRHKIPVTFGLSLYYNLGKNWGIGTGLNYTKLASELHSGTEANYIKGDQIVHYIGIPVQVNYNVVQKGQFTGYVTGGALLEKPVSGSITTNYIVNDEIKETSKERLEHKPLQFSVNTAIGFQLKVIDKFGIYAEPGIGYHFKGDNAPNTIYKEKPLHFNIKFGVRLLLD, from the coding sequence ATGAATAATGAATGGTTAAATAGCCTGCGAAGCAGAATGGAAGACCATGAAGAAGATATTCCTGATGGTTTGTGGGATGACATCCGAGATGAATTATTTTCCGAAGAAGATAAGAATGCAATAGTTGTAGGTTTATTTTCTGAAAATCAACATGATACTGAAGTGGAATCAAAGTTGGCAAACATAGAAAGCAGAAAAAAACCTTGGCTTTATCGTGTTGGAGGAATTGCTGCAGCAGTAGCATTGCTTTTTTTGATTATAAAAATGCTGCCCGTCAATAGCAGCCAGAAAACTCTTTCTCAAAAGTCTGCCAATAGTAGAAAAGAAGAAGAAAAGATTGCAGCCCCTGGAAAATCAGAAAATCAAAATAACTCAAATAGAGAGGAAGCTATTCCTTTAAGCTCAGATTTTCCTTTAGTGCAAAACAGTTTTAATATAGAGGGCCGGGAAAACAGTTTGAAGGCTCTTAATTTTAAAAAACAAGGACAGGACAAGGTTAATAATAATGAACTCTTAAGAAAATTAGAAAAAAGCCCGGAGACAATAGCGATGTTATCCTATGAATATCCGGAGTCTCGGAAAATAGCTTCAGCCAATGAAAATATAAGTGACTCCGTCAAAGAAAAGACAAAAGATGAGGTTCTTTTTAAAGAGTTGCCAAAAGAAGTATATGCTGAAAATTCGAAAAATAAGGCGGAAAAGTCTCAGGAGAAAAAATCATGGATGCTGAGTATGCTTACAGGAAATGTTTCTTCCAATTCTGCGGTACAGCAGTTTCCGGGGTATGCCTCTATGGATGGTAAACCAATGAATACAGAACAGGTTTGGAGCGCCTCTGAATATACAGATGATCCTCTTACTGCAATATTTTTTGCCAATCAGAGTCAGCCGGTAGAAGCACGGATCAGGCATAAAATACCGGTCACTTTTGGGTTATCCCTTTATTATAACTTAGGAAAAAATTGGGGGATAGGAACGGGACTGAATTATACAAAGCTTGCTTCCGAACTCCATTCAGGGACCGAGGCTAATTATATCAAAGGCGATCAGATTGTTCATTATATCGGAATTCCGGTTCAGGTCAATTATAATGTGGTGCAAAAGGGTCAATTTACAGGATATGTAACAGGAGGAGCCCTTCTGGAGAAGCCCGTGTCAGGAAGCATTACAACAAATTATATCGTTAATGATGAAATAAAAGAAACTTCCAAGGAAAGACTGGAGCATAAGCCACTGCAGTTTTCTGTGAATACAGCTATTGGATTTCAGCTGAAAGTCATTGATAAATTTGGAATTTATGCAGAGCCGGGAATAGGATATCACTTCAAAGGAGACAATGCTCCCAATACTATTTATAAAGAAAAACCACTCCATTTTAATATAAAATTCGGAGTCAGATTGCTGCTGGATTGA
- a CDS encoding T9SS type A sorting domain-containing protein, producing the protein MKTKLILLAFVLFSFLNIKAQCNPTISSPRLGLKYPATILFCDTEDEILSTTQSYGSYQWYKQEWTWQTPNTNPWVAIPGATSQQLTVNGSEQLNYFKVIVKEGDCTAESSAVFADGFVYGLPAMMSTFTPGTYEQTDTGAVNVCNGATVKLENIFPAVYGKHIWFKCVPGANPPAGNDPCIIPGVVGSTYNAVASGKYGFYACTEYCQDQCQMLDPFAFLELNFGNWEFCSNLATGEVKAKDNQLRIYPNPTAQFLYIGKENEEYKEIKIMDMSGKLILTKNDHQYKQAIDVSHLVPGNYIVLSKSTKGIEYKNRFIKK; encoded by the coding sequence ATGAAAACAAAACTAATTCTTTTAGCGTTTGTATTATTCAGCTTTCTGAATATAAAGGCGCAGTGTAACCCGACAATAAGCAGTCCGAGGCTAGGTTTGAAATATCCTGCCACCATCCTGTTCTGTGATACGGAAGATGAGATACTTTCTACGACGCAGAGCTATGGAAGCTATCAATGGTATAAGCAGGAATGGACCTGGCAGACCCCCAATACCAATCCTTGGGTAGCCATTCCGGGAGCCACATCACAGCAACTGACTGTCAATGGCAGTGAACAGCTGAATTATTTTAAAGTCATAGTTAAAGAAGGTGACTGTACAGCAGAAAGTTCTGCCGTTTTTGCAGACGGATTTGTCTATGGTCTCCCTGCTATGATGTCTACTTTCACACCGGGAACCTATGAACAGACAGACACGGGAGCGGTGAATGTATGTAACGGAGCTACCGTAAAACTTGAAAATATTTTTCCTGCAGTATATGGCAAGCACATTTGGTTCAAGTGTGTTCCGGGAGCCAATCCTCCGGCCGGAAATGATCCTTGTATAATCCCTGGCGTAGTAGGCTCCACCTATAATGCTGTAGCTTCTGGAAAATATGGATTTTATGCCTGCACAGAATACTGTCAGGATCAATGCCAGATGTTAGACCCATTTGCATTTTTAGAGCTCAACTTCGGAAATTGGGAATTTTGCAGCAATCTGGCAACAGGAGAAGTAAAGGCTAAAGATAATCAACTGAGAATATATCCAAATCCTACAGCACAGTTCCTGTACATTGGTAAAGAAAATGAAGAATATAAAGAAATTAAGATCATGGATATGTCTGGAAAGCTGATTCTGACAAAAAATGATCATCAGTATAAGCAGGCAATTGATGTAAGCCACCTGGTACCGGGAAATTATATTGTTCTTTCCAAAAGTACTAAGGGAATTGAATATAAAAACAGATTTATAAAGAAATAA